One Bacteroidota bacterium DNA window includes the following coding sequences:
- a CDS encoding DUF4783 domain-containing protein, translated as MTLRISTILILAILPVAGSSCASAQELYAVPERERKNPVASSIFTDLQSGILAGDVAAFSDRLAKQVYLNLSDRESGFFSQNQALYILKDYFKTHRILSFKFTTISQVEGTPFATGGGTYLRRGNPEILQVYVALKKSGDGWVISQFSVF; from the coding sequence ATGACATTGAGAATCTCAACGATCCTGATTCTTGCCATCCTTCCGGTGGCCGGGTCGTCATGCGCGTCGGCCCAGGAACTCTATGCCGTCCCTGAACGGGAACGGAAGAACCCTGTTGCCTCCTCGATATTCACCGACCTCCAGAGCGGAATTCTTGCCGGAGACGTTGCCGCCTTCTCGGATCGCCTCGCGAAACAGGTCTATCTCAACCTGTCCGACCGGGAGAGCGGTTTTTTCAGCCAGAATCAGGCCCTGTATATCCTGAAGGACTATTTCAAGACGCACCGGATCCTCAGCTTCAAATTCACCACGATCAGCCAGGTGGAGGGCACGCCGTTTGCCACGGGCGGCGGGACATATCTGCGGCGCGGGAACCCCGAGATTCTGCAGGTGTATGTCGCATTGAAAAAATCCGGAGACGGATGGGTCATCTCCCAATTCAGCGTGTTTTGA